The nucleotide window CTCCTCTTTGTAGAACACCtatactttttttatattatttctttACTTGGTTTCTGAACTTTCTGGACATGCAAGAGCACTGAGCTTCCATTCAGTCTGAGGTCCTGCTGCAGTAATCTTCAGTGGGAAAGAGTCTATCCAGTAACCACCAAGTATTCTTACTGAGAAGTTCAGAATCTTTTATTTGTACACTGCGTTCATGTTTTTTGCTTGCAGACACTTTTCTGAAGCAGGAGCTCAGACTCTGGAATCTGTAAGCAGAAAGGATGCCCGGAGTCGTGGAAGGAGAGACATGCAGTGCATCGCTTACTTAAAGCCCCATCCAGTCCCACCCAGCACAATGGCCGCCACCAGGATGGCCCCCGCGATGGAGCCAATAATTAGATTGGTGGCACTAGGACCTGTGAGGGGTATTGGGGGAGATACACATCAGTTCTGCCACTTACAAGGGTGGCACGGCACTGTCCTGTCGTAACAACAGTACGCTGACTAACGTATTTTCTTCAGAAAAGATCCACATGAACAACTCTGGGCAGATTGCATGAAGGAATTTAAGAACAGGGTCTACAGGCCGAGAGAGGCACAGAGCGCATTATTTTGCTCACATATAAATCCCACAACCTGTGGCCCTGTTCTTTTTCTACTTCACACAACCTCACACTTTCaatttcatatttaatcatCTGGTATTTTCAGCAGCGCAGTTCACTCTAAAACCTATAATGATGCACGTTCTGTTCTGATAAGGCCCTGTTCCGCTGTATTTAAAGAACAGCTGCATTCAGTTGCTGCTCTGAATTTCAATGAGCCACTGCTGAGTTAAAGGGGTAGAGGAGTACCAGTCCTCGGCTTACCACTGACCACAGCGCCGCACGAGCCCCAAATACGGCTCataagaacaataaaaacaacaatagcagaagaagaagaagaagaagaaggggaaatgggaaaaaagggaaatgcTGTTCAGTCACAACATTGAAACATCCAATCACATGACAAGATCACCACACAACACGAAGCCACTTGACATTTGGACACACACGTGGGCTCAGGCTGGGGTCAGGTGACCCCTGACACACTAAGGCACCACCATaagaagaagggctgtaaaAGTGAGAAAGATGCTTACTCTATTCCCCACCCTGTGCCTCCAAATATCACCCCCAGGGCCAGTATGGTCCCTGCTACTGCCCCTATCAGCCTGTTAGTGGCCATGCTCACTGTGCAGAGGGAAAAGGAGTATTATTATCACCCTGGAAAACACAGTGCTTGCCATGCCCCACTCACTCACCCATCCACTTCCCTAGAAACAACCTCGGAACTGGTCGCTCACTGCAGATTTAGCGAGGATGCACTGCAAACAATCAGACTTTGCGCATTTTGGACGCCATTACTGTTGATGTTGGAAGTTGTAACCATGACAGGGGCCTGCAAGATGCTGTCCTCTCCCTCCAATGGGTAGAAATCGTGCTTGCGCACAGCAGGAGAAGCGGACATGTTTCTCATGTTCAGTTCTACTTTTTTTGTTTAGCATGTACCCCACCAGGTGTGAAACCAACGGAGGTCAGTTTAATAAAGACAGAGATTAATGGTTCTCTCAAACCCTGTTCTTCCACTGCACTGGTGCCGGGGCCATTCCGGTTGAGAACTTGGAGCCCTTTTCCACCAGATAAAAAGCAGCTGCCAGTGCTGAACCACCACCAAGAATCCATGATAGGAGTGGGTGGAGTAAGCAAGGCAACTTTCACACCAAATAAAGCAATGGAAAGCAAGTTGTATGCTTCCACCGCTTTTGCTTTATGCAGAGCACCAGCACCGGCGCAGTGGACGATAGGTATCTGGGGGACTAGTGAAGACATGTGATTGGATTCGTTGTAAAATGTAGGAGTAAGACAGGGACAAACCCCTGGGTCCTTCATCCTCGCTGGGGGCCGGTTTCTTTAGAGGATCGGGTATGCTGCAGTCGGTCCCAGCCCAGGTAGTTTCACATGTGCATGTGGCCTCATTGTTGCACACCTGCTCAAAATGGACCCAGACAAGTGGATGTGAGATTATATATTTACCTAGAATTGTTCATAATTATTCATACCATAGTACCCGCCTTTCTAATTCAGAGATTTATTGGCATCTGACGCACTCACCCCATGGGCGGAACAGACATGGCCATTGGGGCCGCTTGGACAGGCACTCATGTTCAGCGACTGGATGGGCAGACACTTGCGGTCAAGGCACATCATGGACGGGCCGCAGGGCATTCCGTCCTCTACATATCCCAGGTCGGTCTCGTCGTCTAGGAGAACATGGGCACCACTGCAGCTCAGAGAAAGCACAAAGCAGTGTGAGAGTGGACAAAGGCAATCGGAAAAACAAAGTATGCAAGCGAGCTGCATGCGCTGGCGCTGAGAACCTGCAGTCGATCAGATGGCCCTGGTGGTTGAAGGTGGTGGGAGTGATCTCCCCTTTCATTACCCCGATGCGTGGGAGGCGTCCCACGTTGGCACACAGCAGATATCCACAGAACACATCGCTAAGGGAACAAGCAGACCAGAAACGGTAATACTGGTAATACAAAAATCCCAACAACATAAACAACAATAATGCTTCTACAAAAATCTTTAATAGTTGCTAATAATGTATTTTGAACAGCTCAAGTTCTAGTGCACATTCAGTGTTATTACAGATCATATATTCAGACCATTCAAAAGTATAGGctaatttagaaatgtcctacTTAAAGGATAAAGTTTAAGTCCTGCTTAAACATTGTTAACGTTGGCAATTGCTGTTCATGAATGGAAAATTATaaattatcagcaacaattagtctttaGTTCCAATAAAATGCTGTGTTCACAAATGCAAGTCCGTCCCTTTAACAGATTCAGTGGTTattaaaaggtgaaagtgaagtgatcgtcattgtgaaacactgcagcacagcacacggtgacacaacgaaatgtgtcctctgtttttaaccatcaccccggcgagcagtttgtggggacagtggcaccttggcagattgggattcgaactggcaaccttctgatctcggggccaccactgccccactatcACTACAAAGCAAATGTGggtttattcaaataaatttgaAACCCCGACTTTTCGgggaaaacaaggacatttctaaatgaagcTACACTGAAAGGATAAAAAACGAGCAGCGATATTAAAGTCCCATGCCAGTCCAACTCACTGCTTACTGCACTGAATCCACTTGTCTCCATCTTTGCCGCAGTTTCCCTTCTCCGAGCCCTCTGTGTTAAGCTTCTCGTAGCAGAACTTCTCCGAGGCGAGAGACGCTTAACGTTTGCAGGAGAGAGTGAGGAGACACTGTGTAAGCTCACAAACATTCTCGGGTTTCTATGGCCAGTGTCAGTGCCACAGTATGGCCCATCGATTCTGTCTGTTCCTCGGACACGTGGCCTCCTGCCTGATTGATAGACAGTCAGAAGTCTCTTTAGGCGGGGAAAGTGTATCCACTTACTTTGGCCCCACACATATTTGCACTGGCTTTCTCTGGTCTTGCACTGCCCACCGTAGCACCTCCCCTGTTAACAGAACAACAACCATGTCACGCACCCCACAGCTAACCCAAACCCACACGTTAAAAACAGGGTTCCGCAGAGAACCCACCTGGTTCAGGTGACAGAAGTAGCCGTCTTGTTTATGAAGATTTGGAGGGCACTGTAAAGTTAACAGAACATCTCCACTACATGACGTGCCgcaatattttgtgttttgcataTAATAGTTAATCGAAAGGTTGCACGCTCTGTGTGGGACATAAGAAGGGGAAACCCGACCTGTCCAGAATCCCCTGAGCAGGTCTCTGAAATGTCACAGTCACTCACTGCAAAGCGACAGGTATGGCCACGCGGGTAGAACTGCAAAAACGTAGATCAGAGACAGAAAGGAGACGAGTCTAGTTTTCTGAGGCCTTCGCACTGACACACACCTTGGGAGGACGTCACTCACCAGACAGGTGGTGTTGCAGCAGGGTCCGTCACTGCAGTGCGCGCCGTTGGACAGGGAGCATTTCTTACAGCACTCATTGTGGCAACCCTGGGGTTAGAATGAAAGTTCATAAATGAACAAAAGGAATAAATGTGAAAGCGTGCTAAGCTTATGCATGTGTGCAGTcctgaaaaatgtgcatttttattggGCTCTGGGTGTCTAGACGGTGATATTCTGCTCTGAATACACATGCACCAGGTGCACCTTCTGTGGAAGGCTGGTGTCCGCATTACATTACGTTACATTTGGCTGACGCTTACATAAGGAGCCATGTAATCTGTACACGTAGTGCTGCCCTTTTATCATGCTCCATGAATAGATGAGTCATTAGAAGGTTCTTGAAGAAAAAGTGGGATCTTCCTGCTCCAGTGGCCCCAGTAAAAAGGATTGACAAATAGTTGATTGACTATCCCAGCCTGTTAAGCAGCATGTTCGTCCGCTATTTGTGAAGGTCTCATCACATTTGTTTTAGCTTCACACATTTCCCCTGTACGACAGCAGCAGAGCTTAGTCTTCTTTTTGTCATGCCAAAGAAAGATTCTGCAGTTTATTGGGGATTTGCAGAAGCTCAGCACTAGAGAGGTCCAGCTGTAGGATGACCCATCATCCTTCACATTCCTGATAGACTGAGATACCGAGACAGTGTCAACTTCGGGCAGGAAGGACAAGTGTAACTACCACACTAATAGCTGAATGTATATACAGTGCATACGGAAAgtgttcagacccccttaaatttgtTATAGCCATTCATATAGCCATTTGCAAataccaggcactgctcatcacctgtccaatacagtcccaagcatggtggtggcagcatcatgctgtggggtgttttcAGCTGAAGGGACAAGATGACTAGTTGCAATCGAGGGACAAATTAATGCGACGAGGTACAGGGATATCCCGGATgtaaaccttctccagagtgctcaggacctcagactgggccaaaggtttaccttccaacaagacagtgaccctaagcacacagctaaaatagcaaaggagtggcttcaaaacaactctgtgactgttaaAATTAAATGATACCATTGGCACAAggtaatgaatgaataaatgaatgatgcTCAGCTTGAAATCCATAATAACAAATGTTGTCCTGCATTGAGTAGACGTGAAAACACACAGGACGCATTCTTCACCCTAGCGCCCCCTAGAAGACATTTCCCATCTGTTTCTTCTAAAGTTGAATATTCTTCAGCATTGGGCATTGTTTACCTTATTTAGATTGGTTAGATTCCCCTGAACCTTGATTACActcttatttttcttctttatgtCTACTACTGACAATATCGGTCAAAGGTTTCAACACCTACTCTACGTAAGCTATAGAAACTGTgatggtggctattttgaagaatctaatgcAGGAAGAATCAAATTTTTAACCGAGGAAAGTGTCTCAttttctttaccttcatgaTTTTAATGACTTGATATATTccacatttttcatgttataAGTATATTGTTATTAATTCTTTGAATTGCCCCATGTATGACATGCGCTCCATAAACTCAGgtttgttatttcatagttttgatttgTGGTGGCATACAGTATATAACAACATAACTCAACAGGACTGGAGCTGGTTAACCCCCacctttactttatttatgttATGTAGCAGAGAACACTGTGTTCATGCTGTTGTCCGGATACCATTGACGTGACTCACTCACCCCTTTGACACCGCAGTCACACTCCTCCCCGGCCTCGACATATCCATTGCCACATTCGGTCGGTTCAAAGAGCTGCGGAGGACAAGACTTTCCCATTAGGTGCTGTTTTCTGGCACCCATCAGAAATGTGTCATGAGTGCTGGCTTGGGGCGAACCTTAGTGGGTTTGTTGAAGAGACAGGAGCCGCCGCCCCTCAACAGAAACTCCTTGTAATCTGTAATGCTACACTTGGAAAACTTGCGAGGGTGCTGCACCCTGGGGAGCGAAAGTGAACACAGGCCATTACATTACCACAGAGTGGGGATGAGGGTTATTGCATTAGTCCCTTATTGTGAAAGAGAACACAAACGCACTTTACTAATACACCCTCTTAATGTGTGTTCCTAAGTGTGTGCAATGCACATGCAATATAGGGGGATGCCTCACCCAGTGTCTTCCATTATACATCCCACCCAGGAGTCCAAGCACCCACAATCCTCTgcgtaaaaaataaaacacgcaaaacagaattttttatctctctctgtcacaaGAATATAATATTAGAAAGAACGTTTCTAATTATGCAGCTTGGTTGACAGATTGTTAACATATTCAGAGAAAATATTTGATAGAGACAATGATTTATGAGTAAAAAGCAGCTTACTTCTCTTTTCTGGGTCCCACTGAATGCCCAGATTCTGGGCGAGGCTCTGTGACAGTGACGCAGCCATTGTCCACGCTGATCCatactgaagaagaaaaaattatatattatatggcTGAGCCCAATAACACGCTCCCCAATAACATTGAATTTTATgcttattgttaataataataacagcaataatacaaattattaaatcattaatAGTATATAACTATACTAATAATGTTTCTATAAAAGTGGCTAATCCACTTGAGACCCTCGGCACAATTTTAAGCTGgcgcacagcacagcacttgtGATAGTAGTGCTTGTTTGCTCAGAAtgtacattagtagattctgtATCTCATCTACcctcttttgtttctttctgtcacccagaacatgatctttaatgaagtttaatttaaaaaaaaatggcatgagtTAAGAATGGCAGGAGCCTGGTGATTGACTAAAGCACACTACTCCCTCTGAATACTTTAAACCCGTTTCACATAAAAAATGGTTTCTGTCTTGTTTTATCAATTAATTTATGCATGTCCTTTGAGCTAATGTACTAATTAGCAAGTTACTTAGTGCCATCAATCAGCCTCGTGCTCTTTAACTGTGATAATATCACTGTAGCCCTAATCTTGTATGTGATAAGCATGACCACTGTCACTT belongs to Denticeps clupeoides chromosome 9, fDenClu1.1, whole genome shotgun sequence and includes:
- the adam23b gene encoding disintegrin and metalloproteinase domain-containing protein 23 isoform X3 translates to MHSVFLSSLLASVVVSRLHPSAATAAPGAENEAARDAVSLLPEQEIAYPSRLVYYLNEDGESTYHNLDTRARSRGREGPDVHLAQASFQLEAFGSKYTLDLTLNNDLLSSNYVEIHYEEGEPVHSKGGEHCYYHGQIRGNNGSRVAMSTCNGLHGMFDDGVHVYLIEPLRQTHSIDGAARPHALRRTASLRNHDGPEDSEEEEVLSELEDMSWLKRRKKRAIRRNAEEMKYVEIMIVSDHSMFKRHKTKQHTQNFAKSVVNVVDAIFKDQLHTRVVLVAMEIWTDRDHIPISVIPLNLLKDFSKYRQQHIKQHADTVHLFSNVTFHYRRSSAAYFGGMCSMSRGVGVNEYGSAWTMAASLSQSLAQNLGIQWDPEKRKDCGCLDSWVGCIMEDTGVQHPRKFSKCSITDYKEFLLRGGGSCLFNKPTKLFEPTECGNGYVEAGEECDCGVKGGCHNECCKKCSLSNGAHCSDGPCCNTTCLFYPRGHTCRFAVSDCDISETCSGDSGQCPPNLHKQDGYFCHLNQGRCYGGQCKTRESQCKYVWGQTSLASEKFCYEKLNTEGSEKGNCGKDGDKWIQCSKHDVFCGYLLCANVGRLPRIGVMKGEITPTTFNHQGHLIDCSGAHVLLDDETDLGYVEDGMPCGPSMMCLDRKCLPIQSLNMSACPSGPNGHVCSAHGVCNNEATCTCETTWAGTDCSIPDPLKKPAPSEDEGPRGPSATNLIIGSIAGAILVAAIVLGGTGWGFKNVKKRRYDPNASAI
- the adam23b gene encoding disintegrin and metalloproteinase domain-containing protein 23 isoform X1; protein product: MHSVFLSSLLASVVVSRLHPSAATAAPGAENEAARDAVSLLPEQEIAYPSRLVYYLNEDGESTYHNLDTRARSRGREGPDVHLAQASFQLEAFGSKYTLDLTLNNDLLSSNYVEIHYEEGEPVHSKGGEHCYYHGQIRGNNGSRVAMSTCNGLHGMFDDGVHVYLIEPLRQTHSIDGAARPHALRRTASLRNHDGPEDSAEEEEVLSELEDMSWLKRRKKRAIRRNAEEMKYVEIMIVSDHSMFKRHKTKQHTQNFAKSVVNVVDAIFKDQLHTRVVLVAMEIWTDRDHIPISVIPLNLLKDFSKYRQQHIKQHADTVHLFSNVTFHYRRSSAAYFGGMCSMSRGVGVNEYGSAWTMAASLSQSLAQNLGIQWDPEKRKDCGCLDSWVGCIMEDTGVQHPRKFSKCSITDYKEFLLRGGGSCLFNKPTKLFEPTECGNGYVEAGEECDCGVKGGCHNECCKKCSLSNGAHCSDGPCCNTTCLFYPRGHTCRFAVSDCDISETCSGDSGQCPPNLHKQDGYFCHLNQGRCYGGQCKTRESQCKYVWGQTSLASEKFCYEKLNTEGSEKGNCGKDGDKWIQCSKHDVFCGYLLCANVGRLPRIGVMKGEITPTTFNHQGHLIDCSGAHVLLDDETDLGYVEDGMPCGPSMMCLDRKCLPIQSLNMSACPSGPNGHVCSAHGVCNNEATCTCETTWAGTDCSIPDPLKKPAPSEDEGPRGPSATNLIIGSIAGAILVAAIVLGGTGWGFKNVKKRRYDPNASAI
- the adam23b gene encoding disintegrin and metalloproteinase domain-containing protein 23 isoform X5; this translates as MHSVFLSSLLASVVVSRLHPSAATAAPGAENEAARDAVSLLPEQEIAYPSRLVYYLNEDGESTYHNLDTRARSRGREGPDVHLAQASFQLEAFGSKYTLDLTLNNDLLSSNYVEIHYEEGEPVHSKGGEHCYYHGQIRGNNGSRVAMSTCNGLHGMFDDGVHVYLIEPLRQTHSIDGAARPHALRRTASLRNHDGPEDSAEEEEVLSELEDMSWLKRRKKRAIRRNAEEMKYVEIMIVSDHSMFKRHKTKQHTQNFAKSVVNVVDAIFKDQLHTRVVLVAMEIWTDRDHIPISVIPLNLLKDFSKYRQQHIKQHADTVHLFSNVTFHYRRSSAAYFGGMCSMSRGVGVNEYGSAWTMAASLSQSLAQNLGIQWDPEKRKDCGCLDSWVGCIMEDTGVQHPRKFSKCSITDYKEFLLRGGGSCLFNKPTKLFEPTECGNGYVEAGEECDCGVKGGCHNECCKKCSLSNGAHCSDGPCCNTTCLFYPRGHTCRFAVSDCDISETCSGDSGQCPPNLHKQDGYFCHLNQGRCYGGQCKTRESQCKYVWGQTSLASEKFCYEKLNTEGSEKGNCGKDGDKWIQCSKHDVFCGYLLCANVGRLPRIGVMKGEITPTTFNHQGHLIDCSGAHVLLDDETDLGYVEDGMPCGPSMMCLDRKCLPIQSLNMSACPSGPNGHVCSAHGVCNNEATCTCETTWAGTDCSIPDPLKKPAPSEDEGPRVSMATNRLIGAVAGTILALGVIFGGTGWGIES
- the adam23b gene encoding disintegrin and metalloproteinase domain-containing protein 23 isoform X2 translates to MHSVFLSSLLASVVVSRLHPSAATAAPGAENEAARDAVSLLPEQEIAYPSRLVYYLNEDGESTYHNLDTRARSRGREGPDVHLAQASFQLEAFGSKYTLDLTLNNDLLSSNYVEIHYEEGEPVHSKGGEHCYYHGQIRGNNGSRVAMSTCNGLHGMFDDGVHVYLIEPLRQTHSIDGAARPHALRRTASLRNHDGPEDSAEEEEVLSELEDMSWLKRRKKRAIRRNAEEMKYVEIMIVSDHSMFKRHKTKQHTQNFAKSVVNVVDAIFKDQLHTRVVLVAMEIWTDRDHIPISVIPLNLLKDFSKYRQQHIKQHADTVHLFSNVTFHYRRSSAAYFGGMCSMSRGVGVNEYGSAWTMAASLSQSLAQNLGIQWDPEKRKDCGCLDSWVGCIMEDTGVQHPRKFSKCSITDYKEFLLRGGGSCLFNKPTKLFEPTECGNGYVEAGEECDCGVKGGCHNECCKKCSLSNGAHCSDGPCCNTTCLFYPRGHTCRFAVSDCDISETCSGDSGQCPPNLHKQDGYFCHLNQGRCYGGQCKTRESQCKYVWGQTSLASEKFCYEKLNTEGSEKGNCGKDGDKWIQCSKHDVFCGYLLCANVGRLPRIGVMKGEITPTTFNHQGHLIDCSGAHVLLDDETDLGYVEDGMPCGPSMMCLDRKCLPIQSLNMSACPSGPNGHVCSAHGVCNNEATCTCETTWAGTDCSIPDPLKKPAPSEDEGPRVSMATNRLIGAVAGTILALGVIFGGTGWGIENVKKRRYDPNASAI